In the genome of Novipirellula artificiosorum, the window CACGGTGTCGACGTCCTGGAGATCACGTATGTTTTTATCATTGACAAACACATTGACATAGGACGCCAATCGACCACCGTCATCGAAAAGCTGGGTCGCGAGTTCAGGATACTGTTGCTGCAAATGAACTAGCAGCTGGGCAACGTTCGCGCCAGCGAGCTCAATCATGGGTTGGTTGTCGGTGTGTTTGCGAAGTACCGTTGGAATCCTTACCTTCAAAGTCAGGTCGTCCTTAAAACGAGGAAAGATGTTTGCAGTGTTCACAATCGCCACGCCGATTGACCTTTAGCGTCCGAAAGGTCATGTCTCGCAAATCCATTGTAAGCAAACGGCCCGCCATCGATTCACCGATCCCGGCGATGACCTTTATGGCTTCCATCGCCCCCATGCAGGCGACCGTTCCCGAAACGGCGCCAAAAACGGGGAACTGTCGTTTCCAGGATGGCGGTGCTTCGGGGAAAATACATTTCAGGCAGGCCGATTGCCCCGGCAAAACCGTCGTCAATTGAGCCTCGAGCTCGTACATCGCACATTCGACAAGTGGTTTTCCTTGCTTCACCGCCTGCTCGTTCATCAGGAACCGCTCGGGGAA includes:
- a CDS encoding MoaD family protein — protein: MNTANIFPRFKDDLTLKVRIPTVLRKHTDNQPMIELAGANVAQLLVHLQQQYPELATQLFDDGGRLASYVNVFVNDKNIRDLQDVDTVLKQGDEVLLVPAIAGG